The genomic interval aaataaattatgtaaagcaCAAGAAAATTGGAttttcagccgggcacagtgtctcacgcctgtaatcccagcactttgggaggcccaggcaggtggatcacctgtggtcaggagttcaagaccagcctggccaaaatggtgaaaccccatctccactgaaaatacaaaaattagttggttgtGGTGGCAGaagactgtaattccagctacttgggaggctgaggcaggagaactgcttgaaccaacgaggcagaggttgcagtgagccaagatcacgccattgagttccagcctgggcgacgagagcgaaactccatctcggagaaaaaaaaaaaaaaaaagttagatttttaaaattacatgtttcgggttcttgtttgtttgtttttttagagacagggctctctctcacaggctggagtgtggtggcacaatcatagctcactgcagcctcgatttcctgggctcaagcgatcctcctgtctcagcctcctgagtagctgggaacacaggcacacgccatcacaaACTAGTTTCTTTCAAACACTATTCATGGATACGGGATTCTTGGACTTCTTTCACGTGTGACAATGGTGCCTATTGTTTTTATGTCTGCATGATAACCCCATTTGATAGTTTATTCTGAAGTCTATCTTTGAGAAATTATTAGAAGTGTCCCCACTGCGTGTCAGCATTAAATGGTGCTGTGGCCACATTCAGAAGCCAGcttgtttttttcactttgcaaataacttattttttcagTCTCAATGCCTGAAgaatttgtctctttctttcatttccatcagCTTCTCTCTGATTGCTCTAATTCTGgctttttgaaaatgtctgtgTTCTCCCTGATTATGTAAAACCTTCagtatttatttggtttttggtttgtttctttttcccccatAAAGAGAGGGAGCTGCGGGTTCTGTTTGTGACAATACCCTCAGATACCAGCACAGGGCGTGGCACAGGGCAGTGCCCAGTCAATCACAGCCAGGGATAAAGGTAAAGAAGAGAGActcaggctgggcgcaggggctcacacctgtgatcccagcactttgggaggccgaggcaggcagatcacctgaggtcaggagtttgagaccaccctggccaacatggtgaaaccccgtctctgctaaaaatacaaaaattagcggggtgtggtggcacatgcctgtagtcccagctactcagggggctgaggcaggagaatcgttcgaacccgggagttggaggttgcattgagtcgagatcacgccactgcgcctggctgaaaatCCAATTTCCTTGTGCTTTACATAATTTATCTTAACTTCAGAATCCAAGTGAATTTTACGGTGAAAATTCTGGGCaagagaacaagactccatctcaaaaaacataaacaaaacaaaaaataaaaacaaaatatatacttaCAAAATGTGGCcactgcagtggctcatgcctgtactcccaacactttgggaggctgaggagggaggatggcctgaggccaggagttcaggaccagtctgggctgcatagtgagacccatctctacaaaaataaaaacattagccaagcatggtggcttgcacctgcagtcccagctacttgggaggctgaggcgggaggatcacttgagcccaggagctggaggctgcagtgaactatgatcacaacactgcactccagcataggcaatagagcaagaccctgtctctacaaaaaaaaattttaatttaaaagctatattaaataaattaaatattaagtaaatataaatataagtatatatgtatgtatatgcatgtgtatgcatgtctgtctattacacatatttatatatatgtgtatatatatatagacacatgcatacatatatacatattaatatttgcttttctggatgggcgtggtggctcacacctataatccaaacactctgggaggcagaggtgggcagatcactggaagttaggagttcaagaccagcctggccaacatggtgaaaccctgtctctaccaaaaatacaaaaattagctgggcgtgctggcgcacgcctgtaatcccagctactcaggaggctaaggcaggagaatcgcttgtaccggggaggcagaggttgcagtgaaccaagatctcactactgcactctagcctgggcgacagagtgagattctgtctcagaattctcagaaaaaaaaaaaaaaaaaaagatgtatatatttgctttttctgcATAAAATAACTCAAGAAGGACACACAAGAAGGTGGGTATAAGCAGCTGCTGTCAGGAAGGAGAAAAGTGTGGCGGAAAGCGTTTCACCTAACTCCTCTGTGCCAAGTCAACATATTACCCagccaaatagaaaaataaattcaaacaatgaaaagaaaggctgCCAAGCGTTTGCTGAGCGGTGGGACAGTACTCACCAGGGTGCGTAGGAAGCCGCTATGAAGAAATAGATGACCATCCGGTCGAACATGTGGAGACAGTGTTCCACCATCCTAGGGCGGCAGAGAAGCCGGCGGTCACAGCCCCTGCACAGCAGGGAAGGGCCAGTGCCCCAGAGCCGTGCCCTAGGCTGATCGTGCCTGCCTACAGGTTAGCGGGGCTGGGTTCCTCTATCCAGCCAGGACCCCTTGGGCCTCAGAATCCCCATCTGTAAGTGACCAGGGCAGTGGTCTTCAAACCAGGCTCCTTATCACCCTAGGGACTTCATGGAGACACCTTGCCTCGGGGGTCCCACTGAGGGCCTTGTGCCCCTGCAAGTAAGGATCGGACATCCtcctttgcagtttttttttttttttttttttttgagacaaggtctcgctctgtctcccaggctgcagtgcagtggcacgatctcggctcactgcaacctctgcttcccggattcaagccattttcttgcctcagccttccaaatagctgggattacaggcacccgccaccattcccagctagtttttctatttttagtagagacggggtttcgccatgttggccaggctggtctcgaactcctgacctccagtgatccacctgcctcagcctcctaaagtgctgggattacaagcgtgagccacggcgcccggccatcCTCCCCTACCTTAATCAGAGCCACTGTGCATTTCTGCTTTATATACTGGGTTTTTCCAAAGATTtataatggggaaagaattctgTGGAGAAAGTGCAAAAATGGCCAGatagagtggctcacacctgtaattccagagttttcggaggctgaggcaagagaattgcttgaactcagaagttggaaaccagcctgggcaacatagtgagacctcatctctactaaaaattagaaagatcagCCAGGCATAACAGTGCGTGCCTGTACGCCCAgttactccaaaggctgaggcaggaggatctcttgaccctgggaggttgagactacactgagccatgtttgtgccactgcactccagtctgggcaacagaactagatcctgtctcaaaaaaaaaaaaaaaaaggtgcaaaaACTACTAAATTTCATGCCCCTCAAGACTGTCTGGGAGCTGACATCCTACTGCTAGAAGAACTTAGTGGTTTGGATCCAAGCTCTGGAGCCAgaaggcctgggtttgaattccattTCTACTCTTCAGGAGTACATAACCTTGAGTAAGTTACCTACTTGCTCTAGATCTCAGCTTCCTTCTCTGTCAAATACGGAGGATGCCAGCAACCTGACACGGGGCTGTGGAGAGGATTAAATTAGCTAATACTCAGCACagtatatagtaagtgctcaataaatatcagctgttttggccgggtgcggtggctcatgcctgtaatctcagcacttagggaggccaaggtgggggatcacctgaggtgaggagtttgagaccagcctggctaacatggcgaaaccccatttctactaaaaatgcaaaatattagctgggcgtggtggtgagtgcctgtaatcccagcgactagggaagctgaggcaggaggattgcttgagcctgggaggcggaggttgcagtgagtcaagatcatgccattgcactccagcttggtcaacaagagtgaaactctgtctcaaaataaataaataaataaataataaaaataaacaaactgccATTTTTATGATGACCTCACCTTGTATAGTGAGCAATAACCCTCAATACATGGGACTGTCATGTGCCAGCCTCCACAGTGGTGCCCAGTGAATCACACCCCTGGTATTCACACACTGGGACCCTCCCCTCCCAAAACAAATAAGGTAAACTCAGGGAACCACTAGACATTGCAGAAATGATGGTGCATGCTTCCTAAGGCCAGATCATAAAAGACATTACAGCTTCTGCCTTGTTCTGTTAAGTTGCTAAGTTTGGGGAAAACAAGCTCCCATGTGGCTGTGAAGACACAGCCACACTACAACCCAGCACTAGCTCACCAGCCAAGCGAGGGGGCTTAGACtgtccagccccagtcaagccatCAGATGACAGCAGCCCCAGTCAACCTCTGACTACAGGAAACACCACGGACAGGAGCCACACAGCTAAAGCTCTCAAATTCCTAACCCCTTGAGACTTTGAGACAGAATAAGTGTTTCTTGTTATTTTCAGCCACAATGCTCTGGCATACTTCATTGCAAAGCAATCACTGACCCGTACAAACTGTGGTTCTGTCTAGCAAAATGCAGCCCTGAACAAATTGGACAAATGATTGTATGCACGGCTCAACTGCATGTCTTCCTAGAAATTAAAGGGAGCAGCATACAGCTTTATGGGGGGCCTGGATTCCTAGAGTCAGTTTGGGTTGAATGTGGCTGCTATGCAACCTTGAGCAAataaggtttcttttctttttctttttctttttctttttcttttctttctttcttttttttttttttttttagacagattctcactctgttgcccaagccagagtgcagtggcactatctcagctcactgcaacctccgcctaccaggttgaagcgattcttgtgcctcggccccctgagtagctgggattatgggtgtgtgtcagacactgtgcctggctaatttttgtatttttattagagacagggtttcaccatgttggccaggctggtttcaaactcttgacctcaagtgatccttccacctcggccacccaaaatgctgggatttcaggcatgagccaccttgcccggcctcactgtaattttttttttttttttaatcaaaactagccagacgcagtggctcacatttgtaatcccagcactttgggaggccaaggagggcagatcgcctgaacctaggaattcaagatcagcctgggcagcatgatgaaaccccatctctataagaaatacataaaattagctaaatgcggtggtgcatgcctgtagtcccagctactcaggaggctgagagaggaggatcgcttgagccctggaagtgGAGGTGAACCAAGATGAACCattaccacactccagcctgggtgacagagtgagaccccatctcaaaaaaaaaaaacaaaaaaccaaaaatgtaaaactcaggGATTCTAATGCCTACATTGCAGAATTATTGAAAAGATTAGGGAATGGCACCTGTAGCATGCCTGGAACAAAGCCCAGAGGGGAGCTGGCCCATCATGACCACCCTGCAGCCAGCAagggcttttctctttttcctctcagAAGCGAGCAAACCAAGCCAGGCGTGAAGGCTCATCCCtgaaaccccagcactttgggaggctgaggcaggtggatcactggagcccatgagttggagaccagcctgggcaacatggtgaaacctcatctctacaaaaagatacaaaaattagccgggcatgatggcacacacctgtgatctcagctcctcaggaagctgaggcaggaggattgcttgagccctggaggtggaggctacagtgaaccaagactctaccactgcactccagcctgggcaacagattgagactgtttctcaaaaaaaaaaaaaaaaaaaaaaaaaaaaaaaaaaaaaaaaaaaaagttggccaggtacagtgttggccaggcacagtggctcacgcctgtaatcccaacactttgggaggccgaggtgggtggaccatctgaggtcaggagtttgagaccagcctggccaacatggagaaactccatctctaccaaaaaaaaaaaaaaaaatacaaaatttaactggatgtggtggtacacactgtagtcccagctactcaggaggctgaggcaggagaattgcttgaacccaggaagcgaaggttgcaatgagctgcgatagcaccactgcactcctgcctgggctacagagtgagactctatctcaaaaaataaaaataaaaaaaaacaagtgagCAAACCAGGCTCCCCTGGGCGAGGTGGTCTGCCCCAAAGAGACCCAACTGCAACCTGTGTAAGGCAGGGCTTGTGCCTCCTGCAAAGCCAGCCTGTGGGTCACctaccccagcccctcccagctcAGCAGAGAATGTCACTAGGCAGACTGGATGTCCTGGTTCACCCCCCGGGTCGCCATGGGTCCCCCTGCCCCGACCCCCTACCCGGCATGGGTCCCCTCTGGGCAGGAGGCACCTGAGGTGGCTCTTCTTCCAGGAGATGGTGTGAAACACGGTGGAGACCACGAAGAGGCCGCAGAGGCCAAGGCCGTAGATCCAGGCGGAGATGGTCTCCCAGTCGTCGTCTGACAGGAAGTAGAGGTTGGAGCTGCCCAGGATGCTGGGGATGATCCAGAACTGGAGGGGCAGGGACGGCGGGGACAGGTGCAGCAGCTGGGCGGCTCAGAGCACGCCTCCTGCCCCTTCCCCGGCTGAGCTGCCCAACGTGGCAGAACTCATCTCTTGAAATGTGGTCAGTGCCACTGAAGAAtggaatcattttattttactttaatggaTTCAAGTgtaaatttccttccttccttgcttccttccttcctttcctccctccttcctttcctttccttctttcctttcatccttccttccttccttcctccgttctttccttcctttcctttcccttttcccttttcccctttccccttttctttcctttcctttttttcttttctttctcttttcctttcctcttcctcctccctccctcccttccttcctccctccctcccttccttccttccttccttgcccaggctggagtgcagtggtgtaatcacagttcactgcagactcgacttcctgggctcaagtgatcctcccaccttggcctcccaagtagctgggactacaggcacacaccaccataactggccactttttacatttttttatagagatggggtctggctataatgcccaggctggtcttgaactcctaacctcagccgatcctcccaccttggcctccaaaggactgggattataggtgtgagccaccattcccagcctcaggtgtcAATTTCAACAGCCACATGGGGCCAGTGGCTGCCAACCTGGACAGTGCAGGTCTAGATACTTGATTCAAATATCTCAAAGGGGTCCATGTACGAAACGATCAAAGACCACGTCCCAGGGAGTGGCCgcccccaccacaccccagcccctCTTTGGGCCACCACACAGAGAAGTATGATGTGCCACATGTCACACATCATCATCACTGATGTCCTGACCTCATCTGCTTGGACTGCCCTGAAGGAAAAGCCCAGCCCTGAGCAGCACAGGCGGCCAGGTACCATTCAGTTTGTAAACGGGTTTAAATAGTGGatggtggccaggtgcggtggctcacacctgcaatcccagcactttgggaagccgaggcaggtggatcacgaggtcaggagttcgagaccagcctggccaatatggtgaaacccccgtctccactaaaaaatacaaaaaattagccaggcatggtggcacgcccctgtaatcccagctactcaggatgctgaggcaggagaattgcttgaacccgagaggtggagattgcagtgagctgagatcgtgccactgcatgccagcctggtgacagagcaagactccatctcaaaaaaaaaattatttttaagtcgTGGATGGTCCACCATGATTCACTGGAGAGAATGGAATCTCCAAATCCACTGCCTTTATAGGTGCATGGCCTGGCCCTTCCCAGCCCCTCTACTCTGCTTTTCCCTactctccctcctgctctgcccAAGTCACTATGCCTTGGCCTTCCTGGCCTTCGTCCAGTTGTCCCAACACTTTCCTGCCTCGGGGGctctgcacatgctgttcccttgtCCTCAACATGCTGTTCCCTTCACTCTCCGGGAGACTGGCTCCTTCAGCAGCTGGTTAATATCACTCTGGCAGGAGCACCTGCTCTGTCCTTTGACTGACACAGGCCTCTCCTGTTGTCTATAGCACCTGGTGCCCTCTCTCCCTGGCAGCCCCCATATCTTATGTGATAAACTTACTTAATCATTATTTCCCCCACACAACACGAGCTGCACAGGGTCACCAGTGCACGGTGGGCACCTAACAAATATATActgaagggaggcagggaggcaggtaggaaggaaggaatgctggAAGAGCCCTTTTGGGAAGAAGTAGGCAAGtcagggcctggtgcagtggctcacacctgtaatgccagcactttgggaggccaaggtgggtggatcacttgaggtcaggagttcgagaccagcctagccaatatgacaaaaccccgtctctactttaaaaaaaaaaaaaaagccaggcgtggtggcaggtgtctgtatccctgctagtcaggaggctgaggcaggagaatcgcttaaacccaggaggcagaggctgctgtgagccacgatcgtgccactgcactccagcttgggtgacagagagagactctgtctcaaaagaaataaataattttaaacatttttttaaaaaaagtaggcAGTGAGAATTCAGCCCCGACAACGTGCATCCTCCAGGACTCACTGAAAAGCAATCTGTCTGCAAAATCAGCCCAGGTGAGTCCCAAAGGAAGGAGGTGTCCTGCTAGCCTCCCCGACATCCAGGCTGGGCGCTGGATGGGGACAGGTCAACAGCAATGCACCAGAATGGGATGGCTCCTTAATAAGAGGCCATCAGCCACCTACATGTCCATCTGCGCATGACAGACTGAACATCAACAGGGAAGATAGAAGCCTTGCTGTAGGCGATGgaattataactttaaaaaatcatttctggccgggtgcggtggctcacacctgtaattccagcactttggggggccaaggccaggaggatcacctgaggtcaggagtgcaagaccagcctggccaacatggtaaaactccatctctactaaaaatacataaattagctaggcatggtggcttgtgcctgtaattccagctactcgggaggttgaggcaggagaactggttcaacccaggaggcagaggttgcagtgagccaagattgcgccaccacactccagcctgggtgacagagtaagactctgtctcaaaaaaaaaaaagaaaagaaaagaaaaaagaaaaaaaaaatcactgtcatTAATCTTATtacattatctttaaaaataaacaacaactcgacaagtgtggtagctcacacctgtaatcccagcactttgggaggccgaagtgagtagatctcttgaggccaggagtttgagaccagactggccaacagggtgaaacctggcctctaccaaaaatacgaaaattagccagacctggtggcgcacgcctgtagtcccagcaatactccatctcaaaaaattaaataaataaacagcatcTATTTCATGCTACTTCATAATTTGGGGACATCTTTGTCATTAGGCTGTAGACTCTGATtatgttttgtgttattttaaaatacatatttttttttagaggtggaatctctctgttgcccaggctggagtgcagtggtacaatcacagctcactgcagcctcaatctcctgggctcacatgatcctcttgccttggcctcctgagtagctgggactacagacacatgccactgcgcctggctcctaTTTTGTGCTCTTTTGCGATCACCTACCATGCCtagtattcattcattccattgctcactcactcattcattcattccacaaacctGTGAGCACAGGACATGTCCTCAGGAATGAAATGATACATGCCCTGTCCTCACGCTATGCTCATAGGTGCTAATTGAGGGTGCATCcaataaatgaatgagttaacAGCAGGGGCCTGGTACCTGTGACTCAGTCACCCACTTCCTGGAGCCTGCTGGACTATGATATGCTTTGTGTTTATAGTGGCCAGAGGAGATCATAAATAGGTTTTTGTCCCCAGCTTCACAGCTTCTCCCAGgtatgatgacaggatcaagtcagcacttcttcttttttttttttttttaatgagtctcACTCATTCTGTTCTGCACTCAACTGGAataaagtggcacaatcttggctcactgtagcctccgcctcccgggttcaagcgattctcctgcctcagcctccttagtagctgggattacaggtgcacaccaccacacccagctaattttcgtatttttagtagagatgggatttcatcgtgttggccaggctggtctcgaactcccaacctcaagtgatctacctgcctcagcctcccaaagtgctgggattacaggcgtgagccactgcgcctggccaattcaAGAGCACACTGGAAAAGAAACACACTTGTCAATGTGCCCACATTGTGCCAACATGGTGCCTTGAGCAACACTCATGGCCACCCTTGGCTCTTACGATGCCcattctacagataaggaaactgaggctcagggtcaCTAAAtgatggagctgggattcaaaagCAGGTCTTCTCTTCCTAGAGCTTTACTTTTTGGGGTGCAGTATAGACTTGTGTCGATAAATTAGCTTGCAGCTTTGGGCAGATTCTCTCAcccaagcttcagtttcctcccttGCAAAAGAGGCAGTCATGTGgtcattctcaaatattttccgAGCCCCTTTATGCACACAGCATGGGGCTTCAGAGGTGAGCCAGTGAGAACCTCTGCTCACCAGTCTCTGCTCAGCAGAGCACCTGCTCAAAAGGGACTGACTGAGAAAATGCGAACTTAGAACCCAGTGtgggggcacggtggctcaagcctgtaatcccagcactatgggaggccgaggcaggtggatcatgaggtcaggagatcgagaccattctggctaacacggtgaaaccccgtctctactaaaaacacaaaaagttagccgggcttggtggcaggtgcctgtagtcccacctactcgggaggctgaggcaggagaatggcgtgaacctgggagatggagattgcagtgagccgagatcgcaccactgcactccagcctgggggacagagcgagactccgtctcaagaaaaagaacCCAGTGTGGTCCTGGCACACACCAAGTTCAAATCAGCACCAGCCACTCGTTTCTATTACACCGGCGGCTCGTCGTGAAAGCCCTGGGCTCAGGCCAAACACACAATAGACCCCGGGGTCTAACAGGTCAAGGCGGGGGGTTTGAGAATTAATTCACCTCCACACAGGCTATCTGGTCACCTCCCTGTGCCAGGTGTGCTGAGATACCAAAGAATCCAGCAGAGATTCTGTCTGAACTCATGTCTGCATTGCCAGGGCCTGGAGCACTGCCTGCTGTCTTGAGGTTACCCAGGaactgtttgctgaatgaatgtgcGATGGACTGGTACATTCCAGCTAGCGCGGTGCTGGGCCATGAGGGCTAcaatggctggggaggcaggcACCAGCTCAGAGCGTCCCAGCATCTGGGCAGAGGGGAAGACTTTGTTGGAGAACATTCCAGCAAGGCTTATGAATGATGGAAAGGGTTTCATAGGCAGGGCTGGAGTGGAGACGAGAAGTATGCCAGGCAGCAGGAACAGCGCATGCAAAGGCACAGAGTCATGTCTTCTATTTAGGAAACAGTGACAGATTCAAGTGCTCGAGGCTGACAGCAAGAGCATGCTGGTGGGAGGTGCGTGGCCAGATGGGCTAGGAGCTTGCTAGAGTGACAGGATGCCATACTAGGTACTAGGGAGCCGTCAAAGGTTCtctcgtttgtttgtttttgagacagggccttgctctctcacccaggctggagtgcaatggcacaatctcggctcactgcaacctctgactcctgggttcaagggattcccctgtctcagcctcccgagtagctggggttacaggtgcctgccaccatgtccggctaatttttgtatttttagtagagatgcggtttcgccatgttggccatgctggtctcaaactcctgacctcaggtgatctgcccgcctcaggcttccaaagtactgggattataggcgtgagccaccatgcccggccccatcAAATATCCTTAGAGCAAGACAGAGGCACGCCCAGCACTGCAGCCCAATTTACCCCAGTGGCTTTCCCACGAGACGCACTCACTCTTCTGAGGGCCTGAGGGCCACAGAAGACATGAGGAATGGGCCACTTGGGACATACGTGAAGGAGTtgccttcccccacccccctTCCTTGGAAGTGTCCCCATCTCAGCCCTGAACCCCCCAAAAGCCAACTCACAGCATGGGTGGCACAGTTGGCCGCATGTTCATACTCTGTGGGCTGGTACCTCTTGTGGGCAGGGACTCGGTGGTTCATGAAcctggaaggagagggagaattCCAGAGGGAGAATTCTAGGAAGCTCTACTGGGGAAGAGGTGCCATCCGAATTCCCAGGAAGCCTGAAGACCTCACTTTCTACCGGTAGGAAAAGAAGAGCGCTCCTCCATTTTCCAtcccccctcctcttccttcccctccctcactCTTTCTGATCATTAAATGGTTTTGGGTTATCCAATATTTTGTGCCTAATCCCCAGCATGGTGTTTCTTACAAAATTTTGCTAAATGCTAGATGTGGCattctcttcactttttttttttttttttttttttttgagacggagtctcgctctgtcaaaagactggagtgtagtggcatgatctcggctcactgcaacctctgcctcccgagatcaagcaattcccttgcctcagcttcctgagtagatgggtgtgtgccaccaagccgggataattcttgtatttttagtagagatggggtttcatcatgttggctggtctcgaactcctgacctcaggtgatccacccacctcagcctcccaacgtgctgggattacaggcatgagccaccacgcccggccttttttttctt from Rhinopithecus roxellana isolate Shanxi Qingling chromosome 6, ASM756505v1, whole genome shotgun sequence carries:
- the MMD2 gene encoding monocyte to macrophage differentiation factor 2 isoform X2, which translates into the protein MFAPRLLDFQKTKYARFMNHRVPAHKRYQPTEYEHAANCATHAFWIIPSILGSSNLYFLSDDDWETISAWIYGLGLCGLFVVSTVFHTISWKKSHLRMVEHCLHMFDRMVIYFFIAASYAPWLNLRELGPWASHMRWLVWIMASVGTIYVFFFHERYKLVELLCYIVMGFFPALVILSMVGKLRPSMTCLKRQ